In the Nothobranchius furzeri strain GRZ-AD chromosome 1, NfurGRZ-RIMD1, whole genome shotgun sequence genome, cggcggtctcgTAATGTCACGcgacacaggagataacgttatattttacatgtattagtttcaatataaatatataacaagccttttactttttaaatcgtGTATATGtttactaaataaaaaaatatgtgaCTTACTACCCgccagccaccgaagctgcaactgctAACTTCTTCGgatctgaaaaaaacattttaaattagttgacttactttttaacttgaaaattgtccccgaagtagctgccggcttctgatcagccgtctttttgaaaatactgcggtgtattgtgggtaatttttgaccaagtctaggctacaagacacctcccgtgtgtccttgctcagctagcttaacagctaacaaacggagaacacacgcctcggtagaacatggacATTGGAACcgactggaacacgtcttggcggctcctgatgacgtatctcctaggcaaccggggtggggccaagacatcaaggcaaggttccttggcattgagaaacaccccaagtctctagatgatgccatattagatgccatgtttccctatacgggagcccatgaggactaaATGCATTATGCATGCatgacaaatggttacaaaactttcgccattttaaaatgttgttttacacatttacctcttcacttgttgccagcggtaaaagggagtctgatgtgcttgttgtttttttttaataaaattttgCACtccccaacacaaaaatactgcttgcttgcaacgatttaggtatctactgccccctatcgccagacatgatacacactgtcactttaagctgCACTCCACATCAGTCCAACTCTGTCCCAGCATCTTGTTCTTTCTTGTTAACCAGATTTCCAGTTTTGCATTTGCAAACAAAAAGTTGATTAGCAACAATGTCTGTTTCTTTTGAACATTGTACTTGGGACTAAAAACAAAGGCAGAGGTGGTAAAAACTTCTCTGAGCGCTAACCCAATGTTCTAGAACCCTAAACATCCCTGACAGCCTAGAGCATGACGCGATCAAACATGGAcgcagttttgactttagaagtagaGGAGACACAACCGGCACGAGGACTGGGagggatctttacagtaagtatatgtgacggtgtgagcgtcctgtcactgtgacctgattgatcatgcgccctggctacttggcccaagggatgtccctttggctgactggttagcgtgagattgaatcccacccgggccctcgtttctccaccttgccacatatacaaaaaaaatatgtataaatctacagcctagaggctcttttatgcaatgtcaggattgcagaactgtcaaggacacaggtggcaggaacggccaatgtaaagatctggacagtcctcactacactggactaCATAAACaacgccactgagcttctgtttgggtgttttatcTTTAGGATGGACCAGTTCCTGTCTGAGGATGTTGTTGGGTTTATGGTTTACTGGGATCTtgggtttggagaagattctttaaGTTTctttgagactcctgccacgtatgggatgatggtgcTTTTGCGCCTTTTGTCCTTTTATATTTGCAGCTGTGGGTTATTTTCCTGACTTTGATGATTTCATGACTAGCATAAAATGTCAGTTATTAGGACTCTACACCATCGGGCTGAAAATACCCTAACCGGGCCTTTGTGAAATCTACAAAGAATGCCGTTTTTTTATGGATTTTATATTTGTCAGTTTTAGTATTTTAAATAATCTTATTTTTACAAATTTCTTTTTGCTTCACTAAACAGCAGCATTGTCTTAGTCATGATCTTTTATACAAACAAGTCTTCACGGTGGTATGAGCTCGGTGTTCCCCTTGATGTAAATAAATATCTGTGCACTAAATTTTTAACTGTTGATAAACCTCACTTTTATTTTTGTAGGTGTGGCTGTGTGGAGGGAGTATAGAAGTGATCCCTTGCTCTAAAATTGCTCACATCGAGCGATATAAAAAGCCTTATGCCTCGGACCTCATGGCCACGGTGAGGCGAAACGCCCTGAGGGTGGCAGAAATCTGGATGGATGACTATAAATACAACGTGGAAATTGCCTGGAACCTCCCAATAGGGGTATGATCTGATATGTTTCTATTAGTAACATGAGTTTCATCTTTTATCATCTAAAATAATCCGGTTAGGCCTCATGAAAGACTGAAGCTGCTGTCGTACCAGGTAATTATAGAAATAAAAAGAATCTCAtgtgattttatttttcttaacAGAATCATGGGATAGACACTGGAGATGTTTCAGAGAGAAGGAAGCTGAGAAAGAGGCTGAAGTGTAAGCCCTTCCAGTGGTATCTAGATAATATTTACCCCCTGCTGGAACCACTGAATAACCTACTTGGTTATGGCGGAGTAAGTTTTGATGATGTAAAGTTGAGGTGAAAAAGAATAATTTGGAAGCATGGCGGCTGTCTAAAACTGAGTCTTTATCCTAAACCCAGAAAACAAAACCAACTCAAGAATGAGAAGTTTAAATGTGTGGAAAACTCAGAAACTatttaaatcttatttctgattataatcagagttcttgatgcaggctgaacatcaaaatagtctcctacacctgtctcctatgttagcttctgatagaaaatggatggtgaagctctaggattagaaaatcctgacggatctacatcacactgtcacttagcattcatggactcacccatcttgacttatgacggggaaggctgttgttggtttggcatccaggaaactgcagagaatgccttggctagtagaagctaactgttagcattagcaactccaccacacagcagaactcctccaggcttgtgtcgtttgtgaagataaaacatcaacgttgcagagcaaacagtcagtggtagagttgcgttgctgttagccaatcagaggtgagatgtccaaatatcaagaaataaaactccaaatccaacagtttgaagctcagctctgctgtggctcacttctagttcctgaaaatggtgcaccagggctttggcatcaactttggactatttacttTTTTCTTTGTGTCAATAGAGGTACGCGAgtcctttattttaaaaaaaagacaTGTTTGAGTCttcagtgtatggtggactgtcaCGTTGTCCATTAGCATATGGAGATGGTTAAAAAGACATCCATAAATTCTATATGTTCATACATATAGTATGGCTTACCAGGCTAGTATACAATAAttctacaacatggcaaaacatTTTCAGGTGTGTTAttagtagagataaaacatctctGTTGCATTGTTTTGTCCAAGAAAGAAGAGTtgttgctgttacccaatcagaggcCACATGTTCAGATATTATATCAATGAGCATCACTCTTAATCATTACTTTTTCTGCGCCTCAAGGGTTTTTCTAGCGGAAAGAGTGTGAAATACCTGCAGGATGTTTACAGTAGCTAGCTAAATTTGGCTGCAGGACTTTATTTGAAACAAAGGAATCTTATGTTTCTAAAAACAGAATAGTATTAAAACGACAGAAAATCCTTCTAACTGACCCCAGTATCCAGTCTGTTTGGTCAGAAATAATTCTGTCTACAATGGCTTAGATATTAATTGTTCTCGACCTTTttacatacaggtccttctcaaaaaaattagcatattgtgataaagttaattattgtctgtaatgtactgataaacgttagactttcatatatattagtcaTTACACACAATTATTgtatctaatattgatgattttggcatacagctcatgaaaacccaaaattcctatctcaaaaaatttgcatatttcatccgaccaataaaagtgtttttaatacaaaaaagttaatcttcaaataattatgttcagttatgcactcaatatttggtcgggaatccttttgcagaaatgactgcttcaatgcggcgtggcatggaggcaatcagcctgtggcactgctgaggtgttttggaggcccaggatgcttcgatagcggccttaagctcatccagagtgttggctcttgcgtctctcaactttctcctcacaatatcccacagattctttatggggttcaggtcaggagagttggcaggccaattgagcacagtaatgccatggtcagtaaaccatttaccagtggttttggcactgtgagcagttgccaggaaaaatgaaatcttcacctccataaagcttttcagcagatggaagcacgaagtgctccaaaatctcctgatagctagctgcattgaccctgcccttgatgaaACACAGTGGAcccacaccagcagctgacatggcaccccagaccatcactgactgtgggtacttgacactggacttcaggcattttggcatttccctctgcccagtcttccaaactctggcaccttgatttccgaatgacgtgCAAAAACTTTGCTtttgttgggtaattttatcaatccaagattaccttagggaaagttcaaAGCACAGGGGTTTATAGTAATCAATCgatcaacaccaataccaatcacaatcaatttagactttgcaaagtggagaggaaaagatGCACACCAAACAACGGGTCTCAGTTCACTCATCGGACCGGAAGTCCTCCGACAGTATTTATTAGCACACAAGGATTCACACAACAAATTTCACATTCCTTACTCTCAGGCGGGAAAGCTGTGAAGAGAGTCTAAACTCTAAAGCTCCAGGTGCACCCTAAATCAACAAAGCAATTTCTAGACCTTCtcaagggagttttactgataaaggTCAGTTCTGAGGCAAGGTCCATCCTCCTTCTAGGAACTAGTGGAGACTGGTATCTGTCAACAGGATGAAGATGTGTTTTAATAAGGCACCAGATGTTTAGCAGGCAAGACATTAATATTAGTTCAATAATAATATCAGTTTTTACTTagctttcatccaaaaaaagtactttggaccactgagcaagtccagtgctgcttctctgtagcccaggtcaggcgcttctgccgctgttgctggttcaaaagtggcttgacctggggaatgcggcacctgtagccaatTTCCTGCACAcgtctgtacacggtggctctggatgtttctaccccagactcagtccactgcttccgcaggtaccccaaggtctggaattggtccttctccacaatcttcctcagggtccggtcacctcttctcgttgtgcagcgttttctgccacactttttccttcccacagaggtgccttgatacagcactctgggaacagcctattggttcagaaatgtctttctgtgtcttaccctcttgcttgagggtgtcaatgatggccttctggacagcagtcaggtcggcagtcctactcatgattgcggttttgagtaacggaccaggctgggagtttttaaaagcctcaggaatcttttgcaggtgtttagagtaaattagttgattcagatgattaggttaatagttcgtttagagaacctttgcacgatatgctaattttttgagataggaattttgggttttcatgagctgtatgccaaaatcatcaatattagaaacaataaaaggcttgaaatacttaagttgtgtgtaatgaatctaatatgtatGAAAGTTTAatatttatcagtacattacagaaaataaagaactttatcacaatatgctaatttttttgagACGGACCAGTACTTCCAAAAATCTGAACCATCCCTTTAACATGATGTCTGCTTCTGTTTTAGCTGATAAATGATCAGCAGCCAGATCTCTGTGTGGATCAAGGTCCGACGTCTGATTACACTCCCATCCTATATGGATGCCACTTTTATTCCAGTCAGGTAAGCTCGGAGATCTGTAAACATCCTGTAGCGCTAATTATTGCTGACTTGTAATTGTGTGTCGTAGCACTGCTTTTATCGTACTGATGGAGCACTTTACATCGGTGGAATCAAATCTCACAAATACAACAGCAACAACTGTCTGGTGGACCCCAGTTTGGGATCCTTACCGGGATCTTACAGCTGCACAACGGCCCGGCAGATGAAATTCCACATGCTTTGGGATTTTAAACAGGTACGTTTTGTTTGGGAAAACATAAAGATGAGGATGGAGAAGATGAACTGAGTTTTGTTCTCAGGGAGGACCGATCCAGAACAGGGAAACAAAAAGGTGTTTGGAGATCGCGCCAGGTGAAGATGGCCATTTCAGTCTAGTAGTTCAGCAATGCAGCGGCCAGAGGTGGAACATCCAACACGTCATCGATGTTAAAGCACAAAAAACTCACATCCCGTCAGAACAAAAGCAGTAGCCCACAGTCGGGTCAGGAACATTTTCTTACCTGTCATTTTTCatattttgaaaaataaaatgtttttttctgataaCTTTTACTTCTAATATGATTATGAGATCATCCAATACCATAATTTCTTTACTTTCTGAAACCCTCTGAGGATGTGATTTTTATTGATTATACAAATATCATTCAAGTCAAACAGGATCGATTATAATTTGGTTGTCACGAGTTCTCCGAAACGAAGGCGTTCCACTTGTTTTGCCAAGTGGTGAGACCAACATCCTTAAGGTGAGCTGGCAGGGAGCTGTATCTGCAAGACAAAATAAGGAATTGTGTGATTTAACTGCTTCTAGATCAGATAAATCTTTAattgttgtcgtcgtcttcctccgcttatccgggtccgggtcgcgggggcagcatcccaactagggagctccagaccgtcctctcccaggcaggaccccaaggcgttcccggaccagattggagatgtaacctctccaacgtgtcctgggtcgacccgggggcctcctgccggcaggacatactcgaaacacctccccagggaggcgtccaggaggcatcctgaccagatgcccaaaccacatcaactgactcctttcgatccggaggagcagcggttctactccgagtccctcccaaatgtccgagctcctcaccctatctctaaggctgagcccggccaccctacggaggaaactcgtttcagccgcttgtatccgcgatctcgctttcggtcattacccaaagctcatgaccataggtgaggattgggacgtagatcgaccaaaaaatcgagagcctggctttctggctcagctccctcttccactTTAAACCTTTAattggtttaaaaaaataaacaatcactcAGTAATGCATTTCTGTGGGGGATAATTGCCGTTGTCCAACATTAAAGGGTAAAAAAGACTTTTTCCAACACAAACTCCCCATTGCTGTTGGTATTTCAAACTGAACTTGCTTACCTGAGCTCGGTTCAAAAACCCAAGAGACTTGACCCTTAAGAACAACCTTATGTTGCATCTCAGCCTGATTTATTAACTCTGACCAATTAAAACACAGGCTTGGTCTCTGTTGAACAGAACTGTGCTTTTTCTAGTTGGTTTTATTTGTCACAAGTTCCACTCGGAAACTTCCTGACCTGTCTTGGATGTTTTTAAATGGAGCTAGCTGGACTTCTCATCTTTAAAATGTTTCACCTCACATACTAGAAGCCAATGAGGTCAAGGCCATCATTCCGAATCAGAAGCCATAATCACCTGggtgtcataaatctgagtttttcAAACATGAATCTACTGTTTGAAGAGATTCTAGTGGAGGCGTGCTGTTAATTTTGAGTCATTTAAGATCTGACATGTTTGTGCTGTTTGGGAAAAAGCACAAATGATATTTTACTCTGGTGCCACATTAGTAGTTTAGTTTGGGTTTATGCAGATGTTTCCTTCTGGTTTGTTGCCTTTGACAAAAACATGTCAGACTGCTGAAAGCCCCACACGTGTCCAAAATGGTACCACAGTGACCTTTTGGGGGGAAGTGAAAATATGAGGCTGAAAATTGacagcaatgtttttttttttttttttttttaatgttaagACCCCTTTTAAAATGTCAGTTTTCACAATTTTTAAACTAAAAAGTTGATCTTAAAAGCTGGTGAGACATATGCAGTATCCCTCTTTAAAGGCTGGACTATTAAACCAGGTGACGTGACTCTGACCTGATGGAGTTGAGCGCCAGCTCCTTCAGAGTTCCCAGATTTGCTTTCAGTCCCCCGATTCCGACAAAGGCTTCGTAAAAGTCGTAGGAGAGCCCCGACGTGCCGAACAGAGAGGGATCGTCAGAGCTGATCACCATCGGGTGGCCCTCGGACATCAGCACAGCTGCAGGGTGGTTCCTCAGATCGGACACCAGCTTCAGTACctgcaggtcaaaggtcacttaGATACTTTGAGAGCAGGTGTTTTCCTGTGGCACAGCCAGAATGATACCTGGTTGGAGATGGGACAAAGCTCTACAGCTACATTTCTTTTCCTGGAAAGCTCTTTGGCGAGCGGGTGGTGTGCCAATGCGTAGCCATGCCCGATGCGTGTGGTGTTAAACAGAAGAGCATCCAGGATGTTTTGATCTACATCGGTGCCTTCATCATCTGCACATAAATGGGGGGAAAAAAAGGGTTTTCTCAAAGATTAACATATCTTTCATCCCTTTGGTGGTTTGCCCAACAAAGGGAGAAGCTTCTGACCCACCCACCCGTCTCCCCGGCGTGAAAGAAGAACGGCAGCGATGCACCGATGTCGGCCGGCAGAGAGAGCGCCTCTCTGAAGTACCAAAGAGTCCTGCCGTCGTTCTCCCTGCCGACCTGGAAAGCAAAAGTGTTAAACGGGTAAAAACCCATAAAGATGTCGAAGTTTGAAGGTGAACTCAGACACTTCTGTCGTTCTCACCATGTCAAACCCCGCAACCACATCAGGGAACTCCATCTTTAGCTGGATGGCCTCTTTGACAGCTGCTGTGACTGCAGAAACACTCAGAGCCCTGGAGAAAACAGAAACATGACTCAACCAGAATCTAGAGCACACATATTTGTTGAGCTAATAAACATGAGGGAGCTCGGTAAAATAAAATTAGTTTAACAtgtaaaataatgcaaaaaataTACAGATCTATTCATTTGGATGTGCGGCTGCCAGTTTTGGACCAAATGCTGAAATTCCAAGACAATCATGGCAATAAAAAGTCAGTACATCCCAGCACTTGTTAATGTTCTCATCTGACCAACTGGATTATGCTTTAGGCCTGATGTGGTCGGTGTCGGAGGAAACAGACGACAATCAAAGTCATCAGAAACATGCATCTCTGTGCAGTTTTATCAGAACATGACAGATTGGATCATTAGCAGTCACATGATGACAGACCCACACCCGATTTAGATCAATTCTGTATCTTTTAAGCAACAATGTTCAATTTAACACACCGATTTAAATTCTGCTTGTAAATGTTACCTGTGAACTGAAATTATGATCCGCGCCCCGAGAAAGTCTGGATGATCCCTCTTAAAATTCTCTGTAACCTCCTGAAACATATTCAGAGTCCAGGTCTTATCGTGAATGGTCCCATCCAGCTCATACGTCTGCAACAGACACACGCTTTAGGAGGAAGGTACGTTTAGAGGATCGAAGTGAAGAGGAGAGCCAACAGACCCGTGACAGACCGCTCCTCAGCTCCAGATACATGATGTTGTCTTTGTGAAGCTCCTCTAAAGCCTGACGGTAGTAATCCCTCAACACTGGAGCGTGGGTGATGAGTCCGGCTGCCGCGATGAAGGCCTTCTCAAACTTCTCCCACACAACATCCTGGTTTGGATATTCCCCGTCTGGATCCTCGGTGAACAGCGTTAGGTGCTGCATTAAACTGGAAAATGcccccaaaaataaaaacattaggcTGAGCTCCATTGTTAGATTTTGATTTAGAGGTTTAAAACCTCAAGTGTCTCTAggacttgttcatgagtgagggaaatatGGAGCACAAGATGGAAAGGAGGATAGGTGccgcgtctgcagcgatgcgggcgttgtagcggtctgtcgtggtgaagagagagctgagccaggaggcgaagctctcaatttaccggtcgatctacgttcctaccctcacctgtgataTGATGTATAATTGTAAagtacattgaattgcctctgtgtttgaaatgtgctctataaataaagctgccatgcctcacctatgatcacgagCACTGGGTGGCGACCGAAAGAAtgtgatcgtggatacaagcggccaaaatgagttttctccatcgggtgtctgggctctcccttagagatggggtgagaagctcggtcatccgagagggactcggagtagaccctCCCTgggtaagcggaggaaaagagatggatggatggtttaaaACCAGCCGTGTCCAAAGAGTGGTCTGGGGGCCTGCTCCCAACTGGAATGGCAGAATTGTAACACTCAGGCAGACTACTGGTGGGGATCAACACTTTTAAAAGTTCAGATTTTTACTAACTGGATGTATTTAAACAAATATCTCATATCTTTTTTAATTAgggaccagtgatgacatgtttagccgcatgctgtccttcaaccgctggctgtctaggtggtgtcctgaaaacaacgtgggctacattgataaactttggaaaactttttggggaaaacctggtctgatgcggagagacggcatccatccctctttggatggagcagctcttctttctaggaatatggccagttttattagtcctccatgactacccagggtccagaccaggaagcagagtcgtagtttaacccacccctctgcagcttctgtactgttacccacccactaccccatagagacagtgtcctgcccacggccaaaaccacacagattaaatatcaggcttaataaagcaaaccatggaaatctcataaatattagaacaaattcaactgagcagaaaactagaaaaattaaatgtgggttgttgaacattagatcaattttttctaagactttgttagttaatgacttgatttgtgataatcagatctctttgctctctctcacagaatcctggctgcagcaagaggactatgttagcttaaacgagtcggctccttcaaattatttaaatcatcatattgctcgaagtacagggcgaggaggaggagtagcaaccatttttcattcggacttattaatcagtcccttacagattaatagttacagttcgtttgaacatcttattcttagttttcttaatccagattgcaaaactgtaaaaccactcttgtttgtagttttatatcgtccaccaggtccttactctgagtttttggatcagatctctgatttttttttatctgatttggtgctaaatactgataaggtcattgtagtgggggatttcaacattcatgtggacattgaaaatgatagccttaatgtagcctttagtaatatccttgactcaattggttttactcaaagaatacatagctccacccactccccccatcatacattggaccttgtgctgacttatggcattgagtgtgaggaaataacaatctttccacataatccagtcctctcggaccactttctgataacctttgagttttttataactgagttctcgagacatgaaagtaaatttcactatagtcggtctctatctgacaacgcagttgcatcttttaaatcaactgttccatctttactgtcctcagcatctcagaggcatgtagcagagggcaatattttcagttctagcccctcacaaattgatgccttagttcatcatgttaattcctccttacgtgtggcattagatgatgtagcccctttaaaaaaagaaggtaattagggacaggaagttggctccctggtttaattctcatttacgagccttaaaacaaaactctaggaaattggagagaacatggcgctctacgtaccatgaggaggcctacctatcctggaaaaatagtcttgtgctttataaaaataagcttcaacagactagaactgcttatttttcagctttatttgaggagaataagcataatcctaaatttcttttcagtacagttgctaaacttacacagaatcatagctctgagccctcagcagcaatgacttcatgggattttttacaagtaaaattaattctattagaaacaaaatctttagcatcctccctaatgcgatttcttcttcctcagtaagtgaggcagcttcagaggtgactgtagaacctcatctgtgcttgaaacgttttgatccagttgagctttcagagttatcaaaaattttagcttcatctaaaccttcaacttgcattttggatccaatcccaaccaaattatttaaagaagtatttcctttggttactgcccccattctagatataatcaatctatccttagtaaattggtatgtaccacaagattttaaggttgctgtaatcaaaccttcacttaagaagccttctctggatccagatgacccaatgaattatgggccattcccatctgtaccgggtcggcccgggccaggtagccccagt is a window encoding:
- the ada2b gene encoding adenosine deaminase 2-A, with the protein product MAISLCVALLTTVPLLWLVRETDGMPDPARRDLLMREETSRQTGGLLTLTAAEQKLDTRLHQLKEREMSAAQFPPAVHFFKVKTLIEKSPIFKLLQRMPKGAALHIHGSSVVGVEWLVKNVTHRPHCYICFTWDNSVRFLFSDRQPFPRWDCFYWQLLETLRAKIGDDAGFDNSLMQHLTLFTEDPDGEYPNQDVVWEKFEKAFIAAAGLITHAPVLRDYYRQALEELHKDNIMYLELRSGLSRTYELDGTIHDKTWTLNMFQEVTENFKRDHPDFLGARIIISVHRALSVSAVTAAVKEAIQLKMEFPDVVAGFDMVGRENDGRTLWYFREALSLPADIGASLPFFFHAGETDDEGTDVDQNILDALLFNTTRIGHGYALAHHPLAKELSRKRNVAVELCPISNQVLKLVSDLRNHPAAVLMSEGHPMVISSDDPSLFGTSGLSYDFYEAFVGIGGLKANLGTLKELALNSIRYSSLPAHLKDVGLTTWQNKWNAFVSENS